A genomic region of Miscanthus floridulus cultivar M001 chromosome 3, ASM1932011v1, whole genome shotgun sequence contains the following coding sequences:
- the LOC136541646 gene encoding uncharacterized protein isoform X1: MTSKKSNKSTVTSRTALHMEWDRLSCPICMEQPHNAVLLICSSYKNGCRCYICNTSHRHSNCLDRFRKMNGDSKVRASHSTYSVLSNSNIRTVQPRAHYNMISRRSRSPRLRRHVDNEGSYHTNVNSGPNPDDISRPESDFTNYQEFENSTLPVEGSIVLGECHDAMQSSAEMKCPLCRGSVSGWIPAGDVRQYLDNKLRTCSHDSCKFTGNYEQLREHARTAHVLTKPAHVDLSRKRTWDRLEHEQEVGDVISAIRSQVPGAIIVGDYVIETRDDMSPDIDSGDESSEWYSDHVESPDNILDSPRVWPNEALGSPSIWSNERRNLARLPQNNRVSPRLSLGSRRTLHSGWQAGRRSSTRSLLQRGFSNHQSGHRSNYRGHRRSYAGARDSGTGRSLNPSVVPSRRQRLRYTHRSHY; encoded by the coding sequence ATGACAAGTAAGAAAAGTAACAAATCTACAGTCACATCACGCACTGCTCTGCATATGGAATGGGACAGGCTTTCTTGCCCTATTTGTATGGAGCAACCCCACAATGCCGTTTTACTTATATGCAGTTCATACAAGAATGGCTGCAGATGTTACATTTGTAACACAAGCCATCGACACTCTAATTGCCTTGACCGGTTCAGAAAAATGAATGGTGATAGTAAGGTCCGTGCTTCACACTCAACCTATTCGGTGCTTTCAAACTCCAATATCAGAACTGTCCAACCAAGAGCTCACTATAATATGATTTCTAGACGTTCACGGAGCCCAAGACTCAGAAGACATGTTGATAATGAAGGATCTTATCATACCAATGTAAACAGTGGTCCAAATCCAGATGACATATCTAGACCTGAATCTGATTTCACTAACTATCAAGAATTTGAAAACTCAACCTTACCTGTTGAAGGAAGTATTGTATTGGGGGAATGCCATGATGCCATGCAAAGTTCTGCTGAAATGAAATGTCCTCTCTGTAGAGGATCTGTATCTGGCTGGATTCCTGCTGGAGATGTGAGACAGTATCTAGACAATAAGTTGAGAACTTGCTCTCATGATTCCTGCAAATTTACTGGAAACTATGAGCAACTGCGTGAACATGCAAGGACTGCACACGTGCTTACAAAGCCTGCTCATGTAGATCTGTCAAGAAAAAGAACTTGGGATCGCCTTGAGCATGAGCAGGAGGTCGGCGATGTCATCAGTGCAATCAGGTCCCAGGTACCTGGGGCAATAATAGTTGGTGACTATGTTATTGAGACTAGAGATGATATGTCCCCAGACATAGACTCCGGCGATGAAAGTAGTGAATGGTACTCAGACCATGTTGAATCACCAGATAATATACTTGATTCCCCAAGGGTTTGGCCAAATGAAGCGCTAGGGTCACCTagcatttggtcaaatgaaaggCGTAATTTGGCAAGGCTGCCACAGAACAACAGAGTTTCACCCAGGCTTTCATTAGGCAGTAGGCGAACCTTGCATTCAGGTTGGCAGGCGGGTCGTCGGTCAAGCACACGGAGTCTACTGCAACGGGGCTTCTCAAATCATCAGTCTGGACACCGCAGCAACTATCGTGGACATCGTAGGTCCTATGCTGGTGCCCGAGATTCAGGGACTGGCAGGAGCCTAAATCCGTCGGTGGTGCCAAGCAGGCGGCAGCGGCTGCGGTACACGCACAGAAGTCACTACTGA
- the LOC136541645 gene encoding sterol 3-beta-glucosyltransferase UGT80A2-like isoform X2 — translation MDNTECSETPSEVSGSERTRPEDSKKASSVLDKKISIKKKLKLFSRMATLKDDGTVVVDIPTNIEAASLDLPSGDHHNVAFGGEPLDSSDLQHRPPMQIAMLIVGTRGDVQPFIAIGKRLQDYGHRVRLATHANFKDFVMTTGLEFYPLGGDPKILAGYMVKNKGFLPATPSEIPIQRKQIRDIIFSLLPACKDPDIDTGVSFSADAIIANPAAYGHVHVAEALNIPIHIIFTMPWTPTCEFPHPFSHVKQPAGYRLSYQIVDSFVWLGIRDMINDLRKRKLKLRPVTYLSGTHAYSNDIPHAYIWSPYLVPKPKDWGPKIDVVGFCFLDLASNYEPPEPLLRWLGSGDSPIYIGFGSLPIPEPDKLTRIIVQALEITGQRGIINKGWGGLGNLEESKEFVYVLDNVPHDWLFLQCKAVVHHGGAGTTAAGLKAGCPTTIIPFFGDQFFWGSMVHARGLGAPPIPVEQLQLHSLIDAIKFMIDPKVKERAVELAKAIESEDGVDGAVKSFLKHLPQKRDSETTQTAPQSTFMRPLLLPVKRCFGMAS, via the exons ATGGACAATACTGAATGCTCTGAGACGCCCTCAGAGGTGTCGGGTTCTGAAAGAACAAGACCTGAAGATAGCAAAAAAGCATCTTCCGTACTTGATAAGAAGATATCTATTAAAAAGAAG CTAAAATTGTTCAGTCGAATGGCTACACTAAAAGATGATGGAACTGTAGTTGTCGATATCCCCACTAATATTGAAGCTGCATCACTTGATCTTCCTTCAGGGGATCACCACAATGTGGCCTTTGGTGGTGAACCATTGGACTCTTCAGATCTTCAGCACAGGCCACCAATGCAAATTGCTATGCTGATTGTTGGTACAAGAGGGGATGTGCAGCCATTCATAGCTATAGGAAAACGTTTGCAG GACTACGGTCATCGTGTTAGATTAGCAACCCATGCCAACTTCAAGGACTTCGTGATGACTACTGGGTTGGAGTTTTATCCCCTTGGTGGAGATCCAAAAATTCTTGCTGGAT ACATGGTTAAGAACAAAGGATTCTTGCCTGCAACTCCATCAGAAATTCCTATCCAGCGCAAGCAGATTAGGGACATCATATTCTCCTTGCTTCCTGCTTGCAAGGATCCGGACATTGATACTGGTGTTTCTTTTAGTGCGGACGCCATAATAGCTAATCCAGCAGCATATG GACATGTACATGTGGCAGAGGCTCTCAATATACCGATTCACATAATTTTCACAATGCCGTGGAC GCCTACCTGTGAATTTCCGCATCCTTTCTCTCATGTGAAGCAACCTGCTGGATATAGA CTTTCATACCAGATTGTTGACTCTTTTGTCTGGCTTggcataagggatatgataaATGATCTCCGAAAACGGAAGCTGAAATTGAGACCAGTTACATACCTAAGTGGTACACATGCTTATTCGAATGATATTCCTCATGCATATATCTGGAGTCCTTACCTTGTCCCCAAACCAAAAG ACTGGGGACCTAAAATTGATGTTGTTGGATTTTGTTTCCTTGATCTTGCTTCAAATTATGAGCCTCCCGAGCCCCTTTTGAGGTGGTTAGGGAGTGGTGACAGTCCTATTTATATTGGATTTGGTAGCCTT CCAATTCCAGAACCAGATAAGTTAACAAGAATCATTGTCCAAGCACTTGAAATTACTGGACAGAGAGGTATCATTAACAAGGGTTGGGGCGGGCTTGGAAATT TGGAAGAATCGAAGGAATTTGTGTATGTACTTGATAATGTTCCACATGATTGGCTCTTTTTGCAATGCAAAGCTGTG GTACACCATGGTGGTGCTGGCACTACTGCTGCTGGTCTTAAGGCTGGG TGCCCCACTACCATCATACCATTCTTTGGCGATCAATTCTTTTGGGGCAGCATGGTGCATGCCAGAGGATTGGGGGCGCCACCTATACCTGTGGAGCAATTACAATTGCATTCACTGATTGATGCAATCAAATTTATGATTGATCCAAAG GTAAAGGAACGAGCTGTTGAGCTAGCAAAGGCAATCGAATCAGAAGATGGTGTTGATGGGGCTGTAAAATCCTTTTTAAAACATCTTCCACAGAAAAGGGATTCCGAGACGACGCAAACGGCACCACAGTCAACATTCATGCGACCGCTGCTTCTCCCTGTAAAGAGGTGTTTTGGCATGGCATCCTAA
- the LOC136541645 gene encoding sterol 3-beta-glucosyltransferase UGT80A2-like isoform X1, producing MKEASSGRVAGAGAEDIGSSSVSNNCFPQDEGISSSEMDNTECSETPSEVSGSERTRPEDSKKASSVLDKKISIKKKLKLFSRMATLKDDGTVVVDIPTNIEAASLDLPSGDHHNVAFGGEPLDSSDLQHRPPMQIAMLIVGTRGDVQPFIAIGKRLQDYGHRVRLATHANFKDFVMTTGLEFYPLGGDPKILAGYMVKNKGFLPATPSEIPIQRKQIRDIIFSLLPACKDPDIDTGVSFSADAIIANPAAYGHVHVAEALNIPIHIIFTMPWTPTCEFPHPFSHVKQPAGYRLSYQIVDSFVWLGIRDMINDLRKRKLKLRPVTYLSGTHAYSNDIPHAYIWSPYLVPKPKDWGPKIDVVGFCFLDLASNYEPPEPLLRWLGSGDSPIYIGFGSLPIPEPDKLTRIIVQALEITGQRGIINKGWGGLGNLEESKEFVYVLDNVPHDWLFLQCKAVVHHGGAGTTAAGLKAGCPTTIIPFFGDQFFWGSMVHARGLGAPPIPVEQLQLHSLIDAIKFMIDPKVKERAVELAKAIESEDGVDGAVKSFLKHLPQKRDSETTQTAPQSTFMRPLLLPVKRCFGMAS from the exons ATGAAGGAAGCCAGCAGCGGCCgtgtcgccggcgccggcgctgagGACATCGGTTCCTCGTCCG TGTCCAACAATTGTTTCCCACAAGATGAGGGTATAAGCTCCAGCGAAATGGACAATACTGAATGCTCTGAGACGCCCTCAGAGGTGTCGGGTTCTGAAAGAACAAGACCTGAAGATAGCAAAAAAGCATCTTCCGTACTTGATAAGAAGATATCTATTAAAAAGAAG CTAAAATTGTTCAGTCGAATGGCTACACTAAAAGATGATGGAACTGTAGTTGTCGATATCCCCACTAATATTGAAGCTGCATCACTTGATCTTCCTTCAGGGGATCACCACAATGTGGCCTTTGGTGGTGAACCATTGGACTCTTCAGATCTTCAGCACAGGCCACCAATGCAAATTGCTATGCTGATTGTTGGTACAAGAGGGGATGTGCAGCCATTCATAGCTATAGGAAAACGTTTGCAG GACTACGGTCATCGTGTTAGATTAGCAACCCATGCCAACTTCAAGGACTTCGTGATGACTACTGGGTTGGAGTTTTATCCCCTTGGTGGAGATCCAAAAATTCTTGCTGGAT ACATGGTTAAGAACAAAGGATTCTTGCCTGCAACTCCATCAGAAATTCCTATCCAGCGCAAGCAGATTAGGGACATCATATTCTCCTTGCTTCCTGCTTGCAAGGATCCGGACATTGATACTGGTGTTTCTTTTAGTGCGGACGCCATAATAGCTAATCCAGCAGCATATG GACATGTACATGTGGCAGAGGCTCTCAATATACCGATTCACATAATTTTCACAATGCCGTGGAC GCCTACCTGTGAATTTCCGCATCCTTTCTCTCATGTGAAGCAACCTGCTGGATATAGA CTTTCATACCAGATTGTTGACTCTTTTGTCTGGCTTggcataagggatatgataaATGATCTCCGAAAACGGAAGCTGAAATTGAGACCAGTTACATACCTAAGTGGTACACATGCTTATTCGAATGATATTCCTCATGCATATATCTGGAGTCCTTACCTTGTCCCCAAACCAAAAG ACTGGGGACCTAAAATTGATGTTGTTGGATTTTGTTTCCTTGATCTTGCTTCAAATTATGAGCCTCCCGAGCCCCTTTTGAGGTGGTTAGGGAGTGGTGACAGTCCTATTTATATTGGATTTGGTAGCCTT CCAATTCCAGAACCAGATAAGTTAACAAGAATCATTGTCCAAGCACTTGAAATTACTGGACAGAGAGGTATCATTAACAAGGGTTGGGGCGGGCTTGGAAATT TGGAAGAATCGAAGGAATTTGTGTATGTACTTGATAATGTTCCACATGATTGGCTCTTTTTGCAATGCAAAGCTGTG GTACACCATGGTGGTGCTGGCACTACTGCTGCTGGTCTTAAGGCTGGG TGCCCCACTACCATCATACCATTCTTTGGCGATCAATTCTTTTGGGGCAGCATGGTGCATGCCAGAGGATTGGGGGCGCCACCTATACCTGTGGAGCAATTACAATTGCATTCACTGATTGATGCAATCAAATTTATGATTGATCCAAAG GTAAAGGAACGAGCTGTTGAGCTAGCAAAGGCAATCGAATCAGAAGATGGTGTTGATGGGGCTGTAAAATCCTTTTTAAAACATCTTCCACAGAAAAGGGATTCCGAGACGACGCAAACGGCACCACAGTCAACATTCATGCGACCGCTGCTTCTCCCTGTAAAGAGGTGTTTTGGCATGGCATCCTAA
- the LOC136541646 gene encoding uncharacterized protein isoform X3, with protein sequence MVIVRRSRSPRLRRHVDNEGSYHTNVNSGPNPDDISRPESDFTNYQEFENSTLPVEGSIVLGECHDAMQSSAEMKCPLCRGSVSGWIPAGDVRQYLDNKLRTCSHDSCKFTGNYEQLREHARTAHVLTKPAHVDLSRKRTWDRLEHEQEVGDVISAIRSQVPGAIIVGDYVIETRDDMSPDIDSGDESSEWYSDHVESPDNILDSPRVWPNEALGSPSIWSNERRNLARLPQNNRVSPRLSLGSRRTLHSGWQAGRRSSTRSLLQRGFSNHQSGHRSNYRGHRRSYAGARDSGTGRSLNPSVVPSRRQRLRYTHRSHY encoded by the exons ATGGTGATAGTAAG ACGTTCACGGAGCCCAAGACTCAGAAGACATGTTGATAATGAAGGATCTTATCATACCAATGTAAACAGTGGTCCAAATCCAGATGACATATCTAGACCTGAATCTGATTTCACTAACTATCAAGAATTTGAAAACTCAACCTTACCTGTTGAAGGAAGTATTGTATTGGGGGAATGCCATGATGCCATGCAAAGTTCTGCTGAAATGAAATGTCCTCTCTGTAGAGGATCTGTATCTGGCTGGATTCCTGCTGGAGATGTGAGACAGTATCTAGACAATAAGTTGAGAACTTGCTCTCATGATTCCTGCAAATTTACTGGAAACTATGAGCAACTGCGTGAACATGCAAGGACTGCACACGTGCTTACAAAGCCTGCTCATGTAGATCTGTCAAGAAAAAGAACTTGGGATCGCCTTGAGCATGAGCAGGAGGTCGGCGATGTCATCAGTGCAATCAGGTCCCAGGTACCTGGGGCAATAATAGTTGGTGACTATGTTATTGAGACTAGAGATGATATGTCCCCAGACATAGACTCCGGCGATGAAAGTAGTGAATGGTACTCAGACCATGTTGAATCACCAGATAATATACTTGATTCCCCAAGGGTTTGGCCAAATGAAGCGCTAGGGTCACCTagcatttggtcaaatgaaaggCGTAATTTGGCAAGGCTGCCACAGAACAACAGAGTTTCACCCAGGCTTTCATTAGGCAGTAGGCGAACCTTGCATTCAGGTTGGCAGGCGGGTCGTCGGTCAAGCACACGGAGTCTACTGCAACGGGGCTTCTCAAATCATCAGTCTGGACACCGCAGCAACTATCGTGGACATCGTAGGTCCTATGCTGGTGCCCGAGATTCAGGGACTGGCAGGAGCCTAAATCCGTCGGTGGTGCCAAGCAGGCGGCAGCGGCTGCGGTACACGCACAGAAGTCACTACTGA
- the LOC136541646 gene encoding uncharacterized protein isoform X2 — MNGDSKVRASHSTYSVLSNSNIRTVQPRAHYNMISRRSRSPRLRRHVDNEGSYHTNVNSGPNPDDISRPESDFTNYQEFENSTLPVEGSIVLGECHDAMQSSAEMKCPLCRGSVSGWIPAGDVRQYLDNKLRTCSHDSCKFTGNYEQLREHARTAHVLTKPAHVDLSRKRTWDRLEHEQEVGDVISAIRSQVPGAIIVGDYVIETRDDMSPDIDSGDESSEWYSDHVESPDNILDSPRVWPNEALGSPSIWSNERRNLARLPQNNRVSPRLSLGSRRTLHSGWQAGRRSSTRSLLQRGFSNHQSGHRSNYRGHRRSYAGARDSGTGRSLNPSVVPSRRQRLRYTHRSHY; from the coding sequence ATGAATGGTGATAGTAAGGTCCGTGCTTCACACTCAACCTATTCGGTGCTTTCAAACTCCAATATCAGAACTGTCCAACCAAGAGCTCACTATAATATGATTTCTAGACGTTCACGGAGCCCAAGACTCAGAAGACATGTTGATAATGAAGGATCTTATCATACCAATGTAAACAGTGGTCCAAATCCAGATGACATATCTAGACCTGAATCTGATTTCACTAACTATCAAGAATTTGAAAACTCAACCTTACCTGTTGAAGGAAGTATTGTATTGGGGGAATGCCATGATGCCATGCAAAGTTCTGCTGAAATGAAATGTCCTCTCTGTAGAGGATCTGTATCTGGCTGGATTCCTGCTGGAGATGTGAGACAGTATCTAGACAATAAGTTGAGAACTTGCTCTCATGATTCCTGCAAATTTACTGGAAACTATGAGCAACTGCGTGAACATGCAAGGACTGCACACGTGCTTACAAAGCCTGCTCATGTAGATCTGTCAAGAAAAAGAACTTGGGATCGCCTTGAGCATGAGCAGGAGGTCGGCGATGTCATCAGTGCAATCAGGTCCCAGGTACCTGGGGCAATAATAGTTGGTGACTATGTTATTGAGACTAGAGATGATATGTCCCCAGACATAGACTCCGGCGATGAAAGTAGTGAATGGTACTCAGACCATGTTGAATCACCAGATAATATACTTGATTCCCCAAGGGTTTGGCCAAATGAAGCGCTAGGGTCACCTagcatttggtcaaatgaaaggCGTAATTTGGCAAGGCTGCCACAGAACAACAGAGTTTCACCCAGGCTTTCATTAGGCAGTAGGCGAACCTTGCATTCAGGTTGGCAGGCGGGTCGTCGGTCAAGCACACGGAGTCTACTGCAACGGGGCTTCTCAAATCATCAGTCTGGACACCGCAGCAACTATCGTGGACATCGTAGGTCCTATGCTGGTGCCCGAGATTCAGGGACTGGCAGGAGCCTAAATCCGTCGGTGGTGCCAAGCAGGCGGCAGCGGCTGCGGTACACGCACAGAAGTCACTACTGA